Part of the Henckelia pumila isolate YLH828 chromosome 2, ASM3356847v2, whole genome shotgun sequence genome is shown below.
tttggggatggactggttgacagtcaatggagcttcgattgattttcgtcggagatcagtgtcagtgagacctacagggggcgacccgttcacttttcatgcatctcagagcagtgacattcctcaggtgatatcctatattcaggcgaggaagatgttgagacggggttgccagggatttctagcgagtattgtcacgacttcagagccatctagcagatcattatcagagttagaggtggttcgtgactttccggatgtctttccggaggatgtggcaggaattccaccagtgagagaggtggagttcagtattgacttagtgccagacaccgtgcctatctctaaggcaccgtacaggcttgctcctaccgagatgaaagagttgaaggagcagatacaggagttgttagagaaaggcttcgttcgacctagcttttctccttggggagctccggtgttgtttgtgaagaagaaggatggcagtatgagactgtgcatcgattaccgagagcttaacagagtcacagtgaagaacaagtatccactgccgaggatagaggacttgtttgaccagttgcagggagcttcagtgttctccaagatcgatctgcgatctggttaccatcagttgcgtgttagggatgcagatgtgtccaagactgctttccggacacgatatgggcattacgagttcttagtgatgccatttgggttgaccaatgctccagcggttttcatggatctcatgaaccgagtctttcagccatatctggatcagttcatcatagtctttattgatgatattttgatctattctaggagcatcgaggagcatagacagcaccttcagaccgcattgcagactttgagggagcatcggttgtatgccaagttcagcaagtgcgagttttggcttgagcaggtggcatttcttggccacattatttcgagagatggagtTGCAGTCGATCAGTCTAAGGTGGAGGCAGTGCAAAATTGGggcattccgaagaatgcttcagagattcgcagtttcttgggattggccggatactacaggaagttcatcaagggtttttcctctattgcagtacccttgacttccttgaccaagaagaatgcgaagtttatatggagttcagactgtcagaggagcttcgatcagctgaaggaagcactcactacagcatcagtgttagcgatgacagtaccacatgaggagttagtggtttacaccgacgcgtctaaacttggtttaggcgcagtgcttatgcagtgtggtaaggttattgcgtatgcgtcgagacagttgaagattcatgagcagaactacccgacgcatgacttggagttggcagcagtggtcttcgctttgaaaatctggaggcactatctttacggcgagaagtgtaagattttcaccgatcacaagagtctcaagtacttcttcacccagaaggagttgaacatgagacagcgcagatggttggaattggtgaaggactatgattgtgacattagctaccatccgggtaaggctaatgtagtggcagatgctttgagtcggaagtcgtcagtggtatcatgtttgactgtgcagttaccactacagaccgagattcagagatttggtttggagtgctatccgagtggccatgcaccgagcttgtcagtgttgacggtgcagccagttctgcgagatcggattagagaggggcaGTCCAccgatgaggagttacagcgatggagacagagagatgaggctagaggaaatctcttgtatacagtggaggatggcatcgttcagtaccgtgggaggatgtgggtaccgaacgtcgatcagttgcgagctgagattttgacagaggctcacgcatctccgtactccagtcaccccggaagtacgaagatgtacaaggacttgcaactattgtattggtggcccgggatgaagagtgacatcgggagagtggtgtcagagtgcttgacttgtcagcaagtcaaagcagagcatcagcgtccagcaggacttcttagacctctccctattccggaatggaagtgggagaatattacgatggactttgtagttggcttaccgaggagtaccagagggtgtacagcgatttgggtgattgtggatagactcaccaagtcagctcatttcttgccggtaaggattaactacactttgacacagtatgcagagctttacatcagagagattgttagactgcatggcataccagtgtctattgtgtcagacagagatccgagattcacctcagcattttggaagagtctgcacacagctttggggactagacttttgttcagtacagcttttcatccccagacagatggtcagtccgagagagtgatccaggttctcgaggatcttctgagagcttgtgttatcgattttcgaggatcttgggagactagactgccattagtggagtttacctataacaacaggtttcagtcgtctataggtatggctccatatgcagcactctatgggaggagatgcagatctccggtgcattgggatgaggttggagagaggattttgttgggtccagagattgtgcagcagacagctgacattgtgacgcagattcgagacaggatgaggacagcgcagagtcggcagaagagttatgcagatgccagacgacgcgatttggagttcgcagtaggggatcacgtattcctgaaggtgtcacctatgaagggagtagcgcgttttgggcggagaggcaagcttaatccgagatacatagggccatttgagatcttggagcgagttggcacgttggcctatcgtttagctctacctccagggctagcggcagtgcacaacgtattccatgtatccatgcttcggagatatgtctccaacccgtcgcatgtgttggattttgagcccttacagttgccaccagatcttgtttacgaggagagaccagtgcggatcttggctagagaggagcggaggcttaggacgcgggtcataccgatggtcagagtccagtggctgaatcactcggaggaggaagctacttgggagaccgaggaggatatgaggactcgctacccggagttgttcgggtaagtactttaatttcgaggacgaaattcaatttaagggggggagaattgtaacacccggtatttttaattacataaatccgcctgcataattaagatatttaattatttaaatttatgatttatgggttaaataattatgtgaattatttgtgcatgatttaatttatttttaagcatttaacccataattagtaatttttatgatttttagtattttaattatttgatcgcgtagacgggaccgtggacggacgagatgacaactttccacccaaattattttatgagcctttttagagccttaaaatattattttgagttttattatctcaaaattttaagtatttaattttatttaattttaggggtcatttttatccaaaattagccaaaattatgatttttaattatctttaaaactcccctaaattttaatttcgggattttataaaTGTTAATCTAATTTTCTGATTTGAACTTTTATTTAGAatgtttaaatttatattatattttcctagtattattaattaacctaaaaacctatttccttaatTATTAAAACCTAAATTTCTACCCAAACCCTCCCCCTTAGCCGATCATTCCACTCTTCAGCCGCCTCCCCCACAGAAAAACCTCACCATCTTCGACCTAGCAAGCTCCAAGGTGACTCCATAGCCATTTTTCTTCGAAGCTTCAAgttgctcgtcgtcccgtcgtcccggaagtCGTCTCACGCTCGTTTCTCTTCGtcctacggtgaaaggcatgttccTTTCTTAAATTTTTCTCTATATCAGTATGTATATCCGACTGATAAGGTAGGCATCCGAATTGGTTtaagaaattttcagaaaaaaaaatggtttcttTATTGATGTAGTGCCTTGTGATTCGATTTTGATGCATATCTCACGTTTTTCCTCTCCATGGTTTGGTTAGACTGATGGCTGGCTTCCCTGGGGTGCGAGTGGGTGGTCTGGGTTCGgttggctcgagtggttcgagccaaacgaacCCAGGAGGTCGCCTTGTTCATCATAGACTTCGGCCGAGCACAGCTAGGGTTAGGGGTTCAGAGGCTTCGGGTTCACTGTTCAGtcgtgcatggggctggggctaGGCATGGGTTAgctccgcccggacgtgggctacgtccgggcggcggcgctccggccaggggcggccggagccggccggcagcaggccaagagggcctgctgctcacggccgagaggcAAGGGGGGGAGGGGGATCGGGCTGGGCTAGTTTAggtgtccgggtcgggtctgagtggtccgggtcgggtcggttaggtagtgggtcgggtcagtgagttcgggtccgagtttggtgggccgggctctagtattttaatttttaagtattttacaaaattatgtgtttttgagactaataaattgaaataaaattatttggactcccaaataattttatttggacttttaaaattttaattaggttagtccattaattttgtgggcttttgagcccataaaagttattgggccagtctttgggtttttgggcccattgggccagtttaagtgttattgggcttagtgtaattttaatgggcttatttaatttaattgggcttagactaattatttgggcttaaagttaagttaatgggcttaagtatgttaatgggccagttttaagttaatgggcttgagtgtagggccagcagtccaggaccatccatcagaaaatttgcatgtgtcctgattatatatttaattatttttatgcatttgagttattttaatatttatatgttaataagaaattaaattaaatatatatgatggacacatattttattcaagtacatgcattcatgaaataatattttatgcatgatttaatgtttaagttgagcaataaaaatattttatgttggaagttgaagtagtgtgacaatttaagggggattcgtccccatatgattgaagggcagtttactgccaatttaagaggtgattcgtcaccggccacgtacgtaggtttccacgctgatcagtatttaatgtatgatttaaggttacactacggatacaaccatgcgatgttagaaaatgaattgctcaataatgttatgtattatgttatgtatttatgtttgtttaagtaagttatgttatgaaatttttaagcatgctcattcatgtatatgtatgtattagtattaaattggtttaaaattatttaaacccttgttatgttagcatgttgggcctctaggctcactacactggtatggtgcaggtgagtacgttgaggatgacattgtacccaccggaggcgaggacgtatgagcatgcatgcagtggccccgtgaccgggaaatattctgagtcgctatgcatgttaatatttttgtcagcatgatacattttttattattttcagagattgagggtctagaatatttatttaatattttcagtgcatgcaaacttttatttacttatgcagtatatttttaattaatgtttgactcagatatttattatatttttaagaatgcatttttatttaagtatttaattgtttattcattttaaatatttttattctatgcatatatgtatgggcatatatgtacttattttatttagtaagtataaaaaaaaaaaaattttttccgcatatttatttattatagagttagggtcgtttcacatgcagtggccccgtgaccgtgaaatattctgagtcaCTATGCATGTTATTACttttgtcagcatgatacaGTTTATCTTATTTTATAGCAGTTGGAAGTCtcgaatattttaattaatatttcagtgcatgcacactttttattcatttttattatgcagtattttaattaaacaattgactcagatatttaattattttaaagaatgcaaattttagttaagtatttagttatttatttatttatttagttatttttaaatctttttattttgtgcatatatgtatgggcatatatgtacatagtTTATTtaatagtataaaaaaaaaaaattttccgcatatttatttattatagagttagggtcgtttcataaaCTTAGCCTTGTTTTAAACCTTCCCCGGAGAGACGAGTTTAGACTCGCCCAAACGTGTTCACAAATAGGTCCGAGTGCGTCTTCGCGTTTGGCCAGACCCACTATATAAATTGCTATTAATAAAGATGGTAAGAATATTGACTTTccatagaaaaaaataattcatgataaataaaaaaatcgtaaaagagataaaaattaaacatatagagtaaaaaatatttattaataatttaaattaaggtttaaaatgcattatatatgttattgttgttgttgttgttgttcttattattattattattattattattattattattattattattattattattattattatcaatacttgtaaaacaagtaattaacaaataaattagaacattacaaaataaatattttatttaattttattaacatTTCTCACTTATTATCAAttacataataaatcatatcgattcagagcatacatacataataaagaaaataaaacaaatgcatggtaCCAAACATGTCATACTTGCCAATATTAATTAACCAAATGATGAAACCTCGAGTTAATAATTGCATaagaatcaatatcaatattgtgccaaaataaaactatattaaatattatatctataggctaacatgagttattgataatgtattattttaaactgTTAATATATATAGCTATAGAGTAACGATGACTGTAAGTGATGAACATTGAAACTGTAAGATTTTGGTAAAATGACAAGTGAtcggtcctacaattggtatcaaagctaaGGTCATGATTTCGATTTTCATTGATTACAAGGAATGCAATGAAGATTTTTGAatgcaataattgtccttgcTGGGTAAAACAATCGAACCATGACGCTTGGctgctgtgcggtttaaaagatttgagttgcattaCTACCGCCAgttatagcttttggtaaaacagcaagcgctcgatcctataaattgttacaaaatattaataaaatcttctTTATTTATAGGACAACATCACTTCAATATACTACAAGATTTCAGagacacaaaataaaaaatatatacatttattcTCAAAATGGATAAGACGGTTGAAATACAAGACAAAATGTtaacatttttaatcaaaagCATTCAAAGTTCGAGCAAAAAtttagcaagaaaaattattgcaatagtagattttgaacaacttagcatgaaatttaaaaatagaaaaaacgtCCAATAACACATTGATTTTTAACGATAGTGACTTACAAGTAATAGAAGATAATAACACAAGAATGGAGATTGGATACAATGAAATTATTTCTACTCTTGCAAAGAATTATTTCAGCATGATCcaacaaaagaatcaaagaataaagatataaagataaaaataactGATAGAGAAAACATCACAAGAATTATTGTTGAATATgatgagaaaattatttttttaagaataaataatggATGGCAAACgaaaaaatcgtgaaagaagaaaaaatggttatgtaaagaaagaaaagacgttgtaatttaatttaaagtttagaatgcattatctatattttttttttcaaaatcagtagtggtaaaataatttttcaacactatgtattatttattatatttttttcttaaattttatttattaaatatgtcatgacatcaaattatatatttttctcaatatctaatttatacaaaattatagtattttTTACAACCATTATTTGCAATAACGTCTATAAATTCAATTAGACTtgtaacatataaaatatttaaacaaagattattcgtacttattttataaaaaatgttgtaaaaatcatattacattgaattaaatatttactAAAATGTCATGAAGATTATTAACTAATTGCATGTTTATCTTTTCTCAtctcaacttatttatttaacaaCATTTATCGATAATAAAAAATTGTTCTCATGTGCAACGCACGTGgcttttatatcaaaatatattatgtatttcgtaaaacttaaaatacttaaaaatttccGTAAAAATCAAATGAGAGCAACTCTTTGGAGAATTGCATTAGGGTGGCTTGTTGTGAGTGGTTAGTTTTCGCTTCAACAATTTCTTTCTCCTTTATTTCTTTAATCAACTTTTGAATGGATTAGAGGATAACAAAGTGGACTAACCACCAAAATCCAGAAACCATTCATATTAGATGCATTTTATGGGGGTAAATTCATTTTAAATCCTTCAATACAAACTCAAATTTGTGTTCAATTCCTGTCTGAAAAAATTTGTGTTGAAACTTCTT
Proteins encoded:
- the LOC140878225 gene encoding uncharacterized protein produces the protein MRTAQSRQKSYADARRRDLEFAVGDHVFLKVSPMKGVARFGRRGKLNPRYIGPFEILERVGTLAYRLALPPGLAAVHNVFHVSMLRRYVSNPSHVLDFEPLQLPPDLVYEERPVRILAREERRLRTRVIPMVRVQWLNHSEEEATWETEEDMRTRYPELFGLMAGFPGVRVGGLGSVGSSGSSQTNPGGRLVHHRLRPSTARVRGSEASGSLFSRAWGWG